From the genome of Phytohabitans rumicis, one region includes:
- a CDS encoding NAD-dependent epimerase/dehydratase family protein: protein MAKVLVTGSAGFIGGYVVEELLGRGHEVVGLDNFSKYGPVTHSYDDNPRYHFVEGDARDTELLTKLLADCDHFIAGAAMIGGISYFHAYAYDLLATNERIMAASCDAAIAAHRDGRLSKVTYMSSSMVFESTEHWPSAEGDERKIPPPLSSYGFQKLAVEYYARAAWEQYQLPYTIVRPFNCVGVGEGRALGEAEVLSGNVKLAMSHVVPDLVQKIVKGQDPLHILGEGNQVRHYTYGGDLARGIVVAMEHPEATNDDFNLSTAESTSVLELAEVIWHKIKGPDVPFRYVSDDPFEYDVQKRVPDVTKAREVLGFEATTSLSTMLDEVIPWVTQAVRDGRL from the coding sequence GTGGCTAAGGTCCTGGTAACCGGTTCGGCCGGCTTCATCGGCGGGTACGTCGTCGAGGAGCTGTTGGGCCGTGGCCACGAGGTGGTCGGGCTGGACAACTTCTCGAAGTACGGTCCGGTCACGCACAGCTACGACGACAACCCGCGGTACCACTTCGTCGAGGGCGACGCGCGGGACACCGAGCTGCTGACCAAGCTGCTGGCCGACTGCGACCACTTCATCGCCGGCGCCGCGATGATCGGTGGCATCTCCTACTTCCACGCCTACGCGTACGACCTGCTGGCCACCAACGAGCGCATCATGGCCGCCTCCTGCGACGCGGCGATCGCCGCGCACCGCGACGGCCGGCTGAGCAAGGTCACCTACATGTCGTCGTCGATGGTGTTCGAGTCGACCGAGCACTGGCCGTCCGCCGAGGGCGACGAGCGCAAGATCCCGCCGCCGCTGTCGTCGTACGGGTTCCAGAAGCTGGCCGTGGAGTACTACGCGCGCGCCGCCTGGGAGCAGTACCAGTTGCCGTACACGATCGTGCGGCCGTTCAACTGCGTCGGCGTCGGCGAGGGCCGCGCGCTCGGCGAGGCCGAGGTGCTGTCCGGCAACGTCAAACTGGCCATGTCGCACGTCGTGCCGGACCTCGTGCAGAAGATCGTCAAGGGGCAGGACCCGCTGCACATCCTCGGCGAGGGCAACCAGGTGCGGCACTACACGTACGGCGGCGACTTGGCCCGCGGCATCGTCGTGGCGATGGAGCACCCCGAGGCGACCAACGACGACTTCAACCTCTCCACCGCCGAGTCCACCTCGGTGCTGGAGCTGGCCGAGGTGATCTGGCACAAGATCAAGGGCCCGGACGTGCCGTTCCGCTACGTCTCGGACGACCCGTTCGAGTACGACGTGCAAAAGCGCGTCCCGGACGTCACCAAGGCCCGCGAGGTGCTCGGCTTCGAGGCCACGACGAGCCTTTCCACCATGCTGGACGAGGTCATCCCGTGGGTCACCCAGGCCGTGCGCGACGGCCGG
- a CDS encoding glycosyltransferase family 2 protein, with product MTITPRVSVVIPVYNEGESIVRCLDRILREVLLPAEVLVVHDMPEDTTVPYAQEVARTDPRVRTVLNTYGRGPANAIRFGIDTARAPVAVVTMADGSDDPRQIDDLARLVDRGVVVAAASRYMPGGQQVGGPRFKRMLSRWAGRTLRWFARVGTRDATNSFKAYDTEFVRQVGIESRTGFEIGLELTAKAARLRRPVAEIPTIWLDRQLGESRFDVGRFMPSYLKWYFFAFGRRLTLEQVASRRPAVAPIPMQSEKSPEKESSASG from the coding sequence ATGACGATCACGCCCCGGGTCTCGGTGGTCATCCCGGTCTACAACGAGGGCGAGTCGATCGTCCGCTGCCTCGATCGGATCCTGCGCGAGGTGCTGCTGCCCGCCGAGGTCCTCGTCGTGCACGACATGCCCGAGGACACCACCGTGCCGTACGCCCAGGAGGTGGCCCGCACCGACCCGCGCGTGCGCACCGTCCTCAACACGTACGGCCGGGGGCCGGCGAACGCGATCCGGTTCGGCATCGACACCGCCCGCGCGCCGGTGGCCGTGGTGACGATGGCCGACGGCTCCGACGACCCGCGCCAGATCGACGACCTGGCCCGCCTGGTCGACCGGGGCGTCGTGGTGGCGGCCGCCTCCCGGTACATGCCCGGCGGGCAGCAGGTCGGCGGCCCGCGGTTCAAGCGGATGCTGTCCCGCTGGGCCGGCCGCACGCTGCGCTGGTTCGCCCGGGTCGGCACCCGGGACGCGACCAACAGCTTCAAGGCGTACGACACCGAGTTCGTCCGGCAGGTGGGCATCGAGTCCCGCACCGGCTTCGAGATCGGGCTGGAGCTGACCGCCAAGGCGGCCCGGCTGCGCCGCCCGGTGGCCGAGATCCCGACCATCTGGCTGGACCGCCAGCTCGGCGAGTCCCGCTTCGACGTGGGCCGGTTCATGCCGTCGTACCTCAAGTGGTACTTCTTCGCGTTCGGCCGTCGGCTGACGCTGGAGCAGGTCGCGTCCCGCCGTCCGGCGGTCGCGCCCATTCCTATGCAGAGTGAAAAGTCCCCGGAGAAAGAGAGCAGCGCAAGTGGCTAA
- a CDS encoding nucleotide sugar dehydrogenase gives MTDVCIVGGCGRVGLPLGIALASRGLSVTLYDINAAAVSTVNAGVLPFDEPGAGPVLAEVVAAGRLRASTEPSTVAGAEHLVVVVGTPVDEHLNPDLGAVPRALERCAEHLRPGQLVVLRSTVYPGVTALTEKLLHSKGLDVDVAFCPERIAEGKAMTELFELPQIVAARTPQALARAEKLFRNLTDNVVPLEPEEAELAKLFTNTWRYIKFATANQFWMMANDFGLDFAKIRHAITYDYPRAADLPMPGFAAGPCLFKDTMQLAAFNRNNFVLGHSAMLINEGLPLYVVSRLEEKYDLSTMSVGILGMAFKGGSDDPRESLAYKLRKILSMKARETLCTDPHIKDERFLPLPEVLDRADLLVIACPHAEYAALATATPVVDMWGLTGQGVLI, from the coding sequence GTGACTGACGTCTGCATCGTCGGCGGATGTGGCCGGGTCGGTCTTCCATTGGGCATCGCGCTGGCCTCTCGGGGCCTGTCCGTCACGCTGTACGACATCAACGCCGCCGCGGTTTCCACGGTGAACGCGGGCGTCCTGCCGTTTGACGAGCCGGGTGCCGGCCCGGTGCTCGCGGAAGTGGTGGCCGCCGGGCGGCTGCGCGCCTCCACCGAGCCGTCCACGGTGGCCGGCGCCGAGCACCTCGTCGTGGTTGTCGGCACACCGGTCGACGAGCACCTCAACCCCGACCTCGGCGCGGTGCCGCGGGCCCTGGAACGGTGCGCCGAGCACCTGCGGCCGGGGCAGCTCGTGGTGCTGCGCTCCACCGTGTACCCGGGCGTCACCGCGTTGACCGAAAAGCTGTTGCACAGCAAGGGCCTGGACGTGGACGTGGCGTTCTGCCCGGAGCGGATCGCCGAGGGCAAGGCGATGACCGAGCTGTTCGAGCTGCCGCAGATCGTCGCGGCGCGTACCCCGCAGGCCCTGGCGCGGGCGGAGAAGCTCTTCCGTAACCTGACCGACAACGTCGTGCCGCTGGAGCCGGAAGAGGCCGAGCTGGCCAAGCTCTTCACGAACACCTGGCGCTACATCAAGTTCGCCACGGCCAACCAGTTCTGGATGATGGCCAACGACTTCGGGCTGGACTTCGCGAAGATCCGGCACGCCATCACGTACGACTACCCGCGCGCGGCCGACCTGCCGATGCCGGGGTTCGCGGCCGGGCCGTGCCTGTTCAAGGACACCATGCAGCTGGCCGCGTTCAACCGGAACAACTTCGTGCTCGGCCACTCCGCGATGCTGATCAACGAAGGGCTGCCGCTGTACGTGGTGTCCCGCCTGGAGGAGAAGTACGACCTGTCCACGATGTCCGTGGGCATCCTCGGCATGGCGTTCAAGGGCGGCAGCGACGACCCGCGCGAGTCCCTGGCGTACAAGCTGCGCAAGATCTTGTCGATGAAGGCGCGCGAGACGCTGTGCACCGACCCGCACATCAAGGACGAGCGCTTCCTGCCGCTGCCCGAGGTGCTGGACCGGGCCGACCTGCTGGTGATCGCCTGCCCGCACGCCGAGTACGCCGCGCTGGCCACCGCCACGCCGGTCGTGGACATGTGGGGGCTGACCGGCCAGGGCGTGCTGATATGA
- the pheT gene encoding phenylalanine--tRNA ligase subunit beta, whose amino-acid sequence MRVGLSWLREYVDLPAGVGGVEVEQALVDLGIEVDAVIDQGATVRGDLVVGRVLEVEELTGFKKPIRFCRVEIGRDAPQEIVCGASNFAAGDLVPVILPGGVLPGGFEIGARKTYGRMSAGMIVSARELGISDEHAGIIVLPSDISAKPGDDARPYVGLDDVIFELEITPDRGYAMSVRGIARELSHAFGVSFTDPGLAPAPGATAEPAYPVIVEDTVGCDRFAARAVRGIDPQAPSPEFMRRRLTVAGIRTLGLAVDITNYLMVELGQPMHAFDLARLRGSMVVRRAKAGEKLTTLDGVARVLDAEDMVICDDTGPISLAAVMGGETSEVAPDTVDVLFEAAHWDPVMVSRTARRHKLFSEAAKRWERGVDPAVPLVALDRAVALLVEYGGGATDGTVLDIDHVVPPKPVSMPVDLPARRAGVAYPDSTVVSSLAAVGCRVSTGDVLTVTPPTWRPDLTEPADLVEEVIRLDGYGNVPSVLPVAPPGNGLTPTQRRRRSIARALAESGYVEVLSYPFVGPADVDGPAVRLANPLSDEEPFLRTSLLPPLLATLRRNLGRGHRDAALYELGSVFLPRPGAGSPPEMGVERRPSDEQLAAADATVPHQPWHAAVVLAGEVEPAGWWGAGRPAGWADAVEAARVTVAAAGIAADRVRVRAAERAPWHPGRCAEIAVDGVVVGHAGELHPAALAALELPRRTSAMELDLDALPEAGVAPAPRISGFPPALIDVALVVDAGVAAADVQDALVAGAGELLESVRLFDVYESAQQLGAGRKSLAYKLTFRAPDRTLTVEEAVTARDAAVAEAAARVGAVLRGA is encoded by the coding sequence GTGCGCGTCGGACTGTCGTGGCTGAGGGAGTATGTCGACCTGCCGGCCGGTGTCGGCGGCGTCGAGGTGGAGCAGGCGCTGGTCGACCTCGGCATCGAGGTGGACGCCGTCATCGATCAAGGCGCCACGGTGCGCGGCGACCTGGTGGTCGGGCGGGTGCTGGAGGTCGAGGAGCTGACCGGCTTCAAGAAGCCGATCCGCTTCTGCCGGGTGGAGATCGGGCGGGACGCGCCGCAGGAGATCGTGTGCGGCGCCAGCAACTTCGCCGCGGGTGATCTGGTGCCGGTGATCCTGCCGGGCGGTGTGCTGCCGGGCGGGTTCGAGATCGGAGCGCGCAAGACGTACGGCCGGATGTCGGCGGGCATGATCGTGTCGGCGCGCGAGCTGGGCATCAGCGACGAGCATGCCGGCATCATCGTCCTGCCCTCTGACATTTCCGCCAAGCCCGGCGACGACGCACGGCCGTACGTCGGGCTCGACGACGTCATCTTCGAGCTGGAGATCACTCCGGACCGCGGGTACGCCATGTCGGTGCGCGGCATCGCCCGGGAGCTGTCGCACGCGTTCGGGGTGTCCTTCACGGACCCCGGTCTCGCGCCGGCCCCGGGTGCCACGGCCGAGCCGGCGTACCCGGTGATCGTGGAGGACACCGTCGGCTGTGACCGGTTCGCGGCGCGGGCGGTGCGCGGGATCGACCCGCAGGCGCCGTCGCCGGAGTTCATGCGCCGCCGGCTGACCGTGGCCGGCATCCGCACGCTCGGGCTCGCCGTCGACATCACCAACTACCTGATGGTGGAGCTGGGCCAGCCGATGCACGCGTTCGACCTGGCGCGGCTGCGTGGGTCGATGGTGGTCCGCCGGGCCAAGGCGGGGGAGAAGCTGACCACACTGGACGGTGTGGCCCGCGTGCTCGACGCCGAGGACATGGTGATCTGCGACGACACCGGACCGATCTCGCTCGCGGCCGTGATGGGCGGCGAGACGAGCGAGGTCGCACCGGACACAGTGGACGTTCTATTCGAGGCGGCGCACTGGGACCCGGTGATGGTGAGCCGCACCGCCCGCCGGCACAAGCTCTTCAGCGAGGCGGCCAAGCGGTGGGAGCGCGGGGTCGACCCCGCCGTCCCGCTGGTCGCCCTGGACCGGGCGGTCGCGCTGCTCGTCGAGTACGGCGGCGGCGCGACCGACGGCACCGTGCTCGACATCGACCACGTGGTGCCGCCCAAGCCCGTCAGCATGCCCGTGGACCTGCCCGCCCGGCGCGCCGGCGTGGCGTACCCGGACTCGACCGTGGTGTCCTCTTTGGCGGCCGTCGGCTGCCGGGTGTCCACTGGGGACGTCCTGACGGTGACGCCGCCGACCTGGCGGCCCGACCTGACCGAGCCGGCCGACCTGGTCGAGGAGGTGATCCGGCTCGACGGGTACGGCAACGTGCCCAGCGTGCTGCCGGTCGCCCCGCCCGGCAACGGGCTCACCCCGACCCAGCGCCGGCGCCGTTCGATCGCCCGCGCGCTCGCCGAGAGCGGGTACGTCGAGGTGCTGTCGTACCCCTTCGTGGGGCCTGCCGACGTCGATGGGCCGGCGGTGCGGCTGGCCAACCCGCTGTCCGACGAGGAGCCGTTCCTGCGCACCTCGCTGCTGCCGCCGCTGCTGGCCACCTTGCGCCGCAACCTCGGCCGGGGCCACCGCGACGCCGCCCTGTACGAGCTGGGCTCGGTCTTCCTGCCCCGGCCGGGCGCCGGCAGCCCGCCGGAGATGGGCGTCGAGCGGCGTCCCAGCGACGAGCAGCTCGCCGCCGCCGACGCGACCGTGCCGCACCAGCCGTGGCACGCGGCCGTCGTGCTGGCCGGCGAGGTGGAGCCGGCCGGCTGGTGGGGTGCGGGCCGCCCGGCCGGTTGGGCCGACGCGGTCGAGGCCGCCCGGGTGACCGTCGCGGCGGCGGGCATCGCCGCCGACCGGGTGCGCGTGCGGGCCGCCGAGCGGGCGCCGTGGCACCCCGGCAGGTGCGCCGAGATCGCCGTGGACGGCGTCGTCGTCGGGCACGCGGGTGAGCTGCACCCGGCCGCGCTCGCGGCGCTGGAGCTGCCCCGGCGTACCAGTGCGATGGAACTGGACCTGGACGCGCTGCCGGAGGCCGGCGTCGCGCCGGCGCCGCGGATTTCCGGCTTCCCGCCCGCGCTGATCGACGTGGCGCTGGTCGTGGACGCCGGGGTGGCCGCCGCCGACGTCCAGGACGCGCTGGTCGCCGGCGCGGGTGAACTGCTGGAGTCGGTACGCCTCTTCGACGTCTACGAGTCCGCCCAGCAGCTCGGCGCGGGCCGCAAATCGCTGGCGTACAAACTGACGTTCCGGGCGCCGGACCGGACGCTGACGGTGGAGGAAGCGGTAACGGCGCGTGACGCCGCTGTTGCCGAGGCCGCTGCTCGTGTGGGCGCCGTGCTCCGCGGAGCGTGA